In Malus sylvestris chromosome 16, drMalSylv7.2, whole genome shotgun sequence, the following are encoded in one genomic region:
- the LOC126607272 gene encoding exocyst complex component SEC15A-like: MESKARRRIPTENGDTGEDLVLATLIGNGDDLGPIVRHAFEMGRPESLLHQLKHVVKKKEVEIEELCKTHYEEFILAVDELRGVLVDAEELKSELSSDNFKLQEVGSALLIKLEELLESYSIKKNVTEAIKMSKNCVQVLELCVKFNKHISEGQFYPALKTLDLIEKNYLQKVPVRTLRMVIEKRIPIIKLHIEKKVTSQFNEWLVHIRSSAKDIGQTAIGHAASVRQRDEETLERQRKAEEQNISGLGHFTYTLDVEEIDEESILKVDLTPLYRAYHIQSCLGIQEQFWEYYYRNRLLQLNSDLQISSAQPFVESYQTFLAQIAGYFIVEDRVLRTAGGLLLAERVETMWDTAIAKMKSLLEEQFSHMNSVTHLLLVKDYVTLLGSTLRQYGYEVGPLLETLDKSREKYHELLLEECRQQIANVIANDTYEQMVLKKDTDYEINVLSFNLQTSDIIPAFPYIAPFSSAVPDTCRIVRSFIKGSVDYLSHGAHTSYYDVVRKYLDKLLIDVLNEVILNTIHSGNIGVSQAMQIAANISVVERACDYFLRHAAQLCGIPIRSVERPQASLTAKVVLKTSRDEAYLALLNLVNTKLDEFMALTENIDWTMEEMPQNGNEYMNEVVIYLDTLMSTAQQILPLDALYKVGSGAFDHISNTIVSTLLSDSVKRFTANAVMGINNDLKSLENFADERFQSTGLSEIYKEGSFRGCLIEAQQLINLLSSSQPENFMNPVIREKNYNALDYKKVASICEKLKDSADGIFGSLSNRNNKQSARKKSMDVLKKRLKDFN, translated from the coding sequence aTGGAGTCAAAAGCGAGGAGAAGAATTCCTACAGAGAATGGGGATACTGGTGAGGACTTGGTTCTTGCTACATTGATTGGGAATGGGGATGACCTCGGTCCTATTGTCCGGCACGCATTTGAGATGGGGAGGCCGGAATCACTCCTTCACCAGCTCAAGCATGTTGTGAAAAAGAAGGAAGTTGAAATTGAGGAGCTCTGCAAGACTCATTATGAGGAGTTCATTCTTGCAGTTGACGAGCTTCGTGGTGTGTTGGTGGACGCCGAGGAGCTGAAAAGCGAGCTCTCTAGCGATAATTTCAAGTTGCAGGAGGTTGGGAGTGCTTTGTTGATTAAACTGGAGGAGCTTCTTGAATCTTATTCAATAAAAAAGAATGTGACTGAAGCTATCAAAATGTCCAAGAACTGCGTACAGGTGTTGGAGCTCTGTGTCAAGTTTAATAAACACATATCTGAAGGACAGTTTTACCCAGCTTTGAAAACGTTGGATTTAATTGAGAAAAATTACTTGCAGAAAGTTCCCGTCAGGACACTAAGAATGGTTATAGAGAAGAGAATTCCGATCATTAAATTGCACATTGAGAAGAAAGTAACCAGTCAATTTAATGAATGGCTGGTTCACATAAGGAGTTCTGCAAAGGATATTGGACAAACAGCAATAGGCCATGCTGCATCAGTCCGTCAGAGGGATGAGGAAACACTCGAACGCCAAAGGAAAGCTGAGGAGCAGAATATTTCGGGTTTGGGACATTTCACATATACTTTAGATGTCGAAGAGATTGATGAAGAATCTATTTTGAAGGTTGACTTGACTCCTCTATACAGGGCATATCACATCCAAAGTTGCCTAGGAATCCAAGAGCAGTTTTGGGAATATTACTATAGAAATCGATTGTTGCAGCTTAATTCAGACTTGCAGATCTCTTCAGCACAGCCTTTTGTTGAATCCTACCAAACATTTTTGGCTCAAATTGCTGGATACTTCATAGTGGAGGATCGGGTATTGAGGACTGCTGGGGGCCTACTGTTAGCTGAGCGAGTTGAAACAATGTGGGACACAGCTATAGCGAAAATGAAATCTTTGTTAGAGGAGCAATTCTCCCATATGAATTCAGTAACCCACCTTCTCTTGGTGAAGGATTATGTGACTCTTCTTGGCTCTACTCTCAGACAATATGGGTATGAAGTGGGACCACTTCTTGAAACGCTTGACAAGAGCCGAGAGAAGTACCACGAGCTTCTTTTAGAAGAGTGTCGTCAACAAATTGCAAATGTTATTGCCAATGATACATATGAACAGATGGTCTTGAAAAAGGACACTGACTACGAAATTAATGTCCTGTCATTCAATCTACAGACATCAGATATAATACCGGCTTTTCCATACATTGCACCATTCTCCTCTGCAGTACCTGACACCTGTCGAATTGTCAGATCATTCATCAAAGGTTCTGTAGATTACTTGTCTCATGGGGCACATACTAGTTATTACGATGTTGTGAGGAAGTATTTGGACAAACTCTTGATAGATGTGTTAAATGAAGTGATACTCAATACAATTCATAGTGGTAACATTGGTGTCTCTCAAGCCATGCAGATTGCTGCAAACATATCTGTAGTTGAAAGAGCTTGTGACTATTTTCTTCGTCATGCAGCCCAACTTTGTGGGATCCCAATCCGTTCAGTTGAGAGGCCTCAAGCTAGTTTAACTGCTAAGGTGGTTCTAAAGACTTCAAGGGATGAAGCTTATCTTGCTTTGCTGAATCTGGTAAACACTAAGTTGGATGAGTTCATGGCACTTACAGAGAATATCGATTGGACTATGGAGGAAATGCCACAGAATGGAAATGAGTATATGAATGAAGTTGTTATTTACCTCGATACTCTTATGTCGACAGCACAACAAATTTTGCCTTTGGATGCTTTGTACAAGGTCGGTAGTGGGGCTTTCGATCACATTTCTAACACTATAGTGTCGACTCTTCTAAGTGATAGCGTCAAGAGGTTCACCGCTAATGCAGTTATGGGTATCAACAATGATTTGAAGAGCTTGGAGAATTTTGCAGACGAGAGGTTTCAGAGTACCGGCTTGAGCGAAATTTACAAAGAAGGTAGTTTTAGAGGTTGCTTGATAGAAGCACAACAACTGATAAACCTTTTGTCGAGCAGTCAGCCAGAGAACTTCATGAATCCTGTGATAAGGGAGAAGAACTACAATGCTCTGGATTATAAAAAGGTAGCTAGTATCTGTGAGAAATTGAAGGATTCTGCTGATGGTATTTTCGGGAGCCTTTCAAACAGGAATAACAAGCAAAGCGCTCGTAAGAAATCAATGGATGTGCTTAAGAAAAGATTGAAGGACTTCAACTGA
- the LOC126607276 gene encoding methyltransferase FGSG_00040: MREETEQQDQLAMAAAEEQLQQLRSKATELLLREEWQESVQAYSHFITLCRSHISNTLQNPDPDHLPKLRKSLCLALSNRAEARSRLRDFAEALRDCDRALEIERAHFKTLVCKGKILLNLNRYSMALDCFRTAQLDPQANGSSVDLDGYLQKSKKLELMSRTGAFDLSEWVVNGFRGKPLEPAEYIGAVQIKKSEIRGRGLFATKNIDVGTLMLVTKAVAIERGILPGQELDENAQLLMWKNFTEKVMDSMAKSSRIRDLISTLSSGEDEDELEVPEIDLFKPEAEHNGGCHNENELDASRILSILDVNSLVEGGISSKILGKNSDYYGVGLWVLASFINHSCVPNARRMHIGDYVMVHASRDVKAGEEITFAYFDVLSPLEKRNESCKTWGFRCNCKRCKFEKKLYSREDVREIEMGLERRMEAGAAVYKLEEGMRRWIVKEREKGYLRASFWDACSQVYGTEKSAKGWGRRIPPMETVVDSVVQAVGSDERVLRMVAEKLKRGGGGMLEMEGALKLGRGVYGKVVKKQAMKSLVGLGIP; encoded by the coding sequence ATGAGAGAAGAAACCGAACAGCAAGATCAGCTAGCAATGGCGGCGGCAGAAGAGCAATTGCAGCAGCTCCGATCCAAAGCCACGGAGCTCCTCCTCCGTGAAGAATGGCAGGAGTCCGTACAAGCATACTCTCACTTCATCACCCTCTGTCGATCTCACATCTCAAACACCCTTCAAAACCCCGACCCAGATCATCTCCCCAAGCTCCGAAAATCTCTCTGCCTAGCCCTCTCGAACCGTGCAGAAGCGCGATCCAGACTCCGAGATTTTGCAGAAGCTTTGAGGGATTGCGATCGGGCATTGGAAATCGAGAGGGCCCATTTCAAGACTCTTGTCTGCAAAGGGAAAATCTTGCTGAATCTGAACAGGTATTCGATGGCGCTGGACTGCTTTCGAACAGCTCAGCTTGACCCGCAGGCTAATGGGAGCTCGGTGGACCTCGATGGGTACTTGCAGAAGTCCAAGAAGCTCGAGCTGATGTCGAGAACTGGAGCTTTTGATCTCTCTGAatgggttgttaacgggtttcGCGGGAAGCCTCTGGAACCGGCTGAGTACATTGGTGCAGTGCAGATCAAGAAATCAGAGATTAGAGGGCGTGGACTGTTTGCGACGAAGAACATTGATGTCGGAACTTTGATGTTGGTTACGAAAGCTGTTGCCATAGAGAGGGGGATTTTGCCCGGTCAAGAATTGGATGAGAATGCCCAATTGCTCATGTGGAAGAACTTCACCGAAAAAGTTATGGATTCCATGGCTAAAAGTTCGAGAATCCGCGATTTGATTAGTACATTGTCGAGTGGAGAAGATGAGGATGAGCTTGAGGTCCCTGAGATCGATCTCTTTAAGCCCGAGGCGGAGCACAATGGCGGCTGCCATAATGAGAATGAGCTTGATGCGAGCAGGATTTTGAGCATCTTGGATGTCAATTCACTTGTTGAGGGTGGAATTTCTTCCAAGATTTTGGGGAAGAACAGCGATTACTACGGTGTTGGGCTGTGGGTGCTGGCTTCATTCATCAACCATTCATGTGTTCCGAATGCAAGACGTATGCATATAGGAGATTATGTAATGGTCCATGCTTCTAGAGATGTCAAGGCCGGAGAGGAGATAACATTCGCATATTTTGATGTGCTTTCGCCGTTGGAAAAGCGCAACGAAAGTTGCAAGACATGGGGTTTTAGATGTAACTGCAAGAGGTGCAAGTTCGAGAAGAAActgtattctagagaagacgtGAGAGAGATTGAGATGGGTCTCGAAAGAAGAATGGAGGCCGGCGCTGCGGTTTATAAGCTGGAGGAAGGCATGAGGAGGTGGATCGTGAAGGAAAGGGAGAAAGGGTACTTGAGAGCATCGTTTTGGGATGCATGCTCTCAGGTTTATGGCACAGAGAAATCAGCAAAAGGGTGGGGAAGACGCATACCACCGATGGAAACGGTGGTTGATAGCGTCGTGCAAGCGGTGGGAAGCGACGAGAGGGTGTTGAGGATGGTGGCAGAGAAGTTGAAGAGAGGTGGTGGAGGAATGTTGGAGATGGAGGGAGCTTTGAAGTTGGGAAGAGGGGTGTACGGGAAAGTAGTGAAAAAGCAAGCAATGAAGAGCCTTGTTGGTTTAGGCATTCCTTAA
- the LOC126607270 gene encoding protein SHORT ROOT IN SALT MEDIUM 1 has product MYSRGNNAYGQQSYGGQSAYGQNLGAAYSGNPVGATDGSSQIPLVSRHTSMLGGSEEVDAYRPLPSAAAHYGGQYSSLYGSAALSTATQVPSMSTKASGPSVLEGRGGYASAKTDSPKFSSGDYITSSSHRYGHKGDQLYGEKAPEYPAIDRRQYGERHSTYIGMDLQGEPTSRYADSIGFGPQHQSEIYDRIDKAVLLRQEQLLKSQSLQSASLDGSARQADYLAARGAASRHPTQDLTSFGGRMDADPRSLSMLSGSSYGGQPAPSILGAAPRRNADDLMFSQSSSNPGYGVSLPPGRDYATGKGLRGPSLESDYPSSLSHGGHPRIDERKDDRASYLQEFELMEEARRRERLRERERDRERDKDWERERDRERERERERERERLLERRVKERERERKRALETRRERTPPRVSISKDRRGSSLAKERKPLRRDSPHHEAVHRRHSPVKDKRRDYACKVYSTSLMDVERDYLSIDKRYPRLFIPSEFCKVVVNWPRENLQLSIHTPVSFEHDFVEEDGAAKLPEPVTEMLVEVPEKSRRGDIVWNAKIILMSGLSRNALEELSSERGSDDRISHICNILRFAVLKKDRSCMAIGGPWNPADGGDPSVDDSALIQTAVRYGKDVAKLDLQNCKHWNRFLEIHYDRIGNDGLFSHKEVTVIFVPDLSECLPSLDLWRDRWLAHKKAVAERERQLSLKRERSRDKEGLQDKETEPSKHKKVEKDDKKKESASTGDAKEVKKMEQDGNNLKGNASEGKSDVNDKKLEKKDETGADKAKIEDKKEHIEIAEVQTTGTVKTGKKKIIKKVVRQKVVGKSTNDSTTKQPESLSEGGTKGNSETPGPEEEPSADPAAVKTFVRKKVIKKVPVAKAAQNEDNTGPKVKDEKDASCSEEKADPPSGVTNTSGKTIVKKKVIKRVPKRKVTGVELNEGVAKSTKDGDGDEKNVAGDDSMGKQTADVEKPASDAVETEKKVASKPKASKTQVSDKQIDAANSAKADAKDVKEEKKDEKAAGENSGSVTKVETATDTQKAPKKKLKDAEKSKEEKEKKDRDGKDDSKSKSNKEMKERKPEETPRHPGFILQTKWNKDSKLRSSSLSLDLLLDYTDKDIEESSFELSLFGETLYEMLQYQMGCCLLTFLQKLRIKFVTKRNQRKRQREVEKLEKENDEKSAAKRPKVNEQENDEKSPAQHPKVNELPVKNQAVKSSETLSSSEPGGEKQDEGKTVPQDNSSVDHVGEVKMEPTADEEEEEDPEEDPEEDEEMEDASPPHHSSNENSEEGKSNVDPVTGNEKDELNVKEQDNKKAAETKAKNEADAGERIEGKVDSGKKETPKAKEVVDKELLQAFRFFDRNQVGYIRVEDMRLIIHNLGKFLSHRDVKELVQSALLESNTGRDDHILYKKLVRMTDI; this is encoded by the exons ATGTATTCCAGAGGGAATAATGCGTACGGTCAACAGTCATATGGTGGTCAATCTGCATATGGCCAAAAT CTGGGAGCTGCTTATTCTGGAAATCCAGTTGGAGCGACTGACGGGAGTTCGCAAATTCCATTGGTTTCGCGGCATACATCAATGTTAGGTGGTTCGGAGGAAGTTGATGCCTATAGACCTCTCCCTTCAGCTGCAGCTCATTATGGGGGACAGTACAGTTCTCTCTATGGTTCAGCTGCTTTGAGCACCGCAACTCAG GTTCCTTCAATGAGTACTAAAGCTTCTGGACCATCGGTTTTGGAAGGTCGTGGTGGCTATGCCTCAGCTAAAACAGATTCGCCAAAGTTCTCATCTGGTGACTATATCACATCTTCAAGTCATAGGTATGGTCATAAAGGGGATCAATTGTATGGTGAAAAGGCCCCTGAGTATCCAGCGATAGACAGAAGGCAATATGGTGAACGTCATAGTACTTATATAGGGATGGACTTGCAAGGTGAACCAACTAGTCGATATGCCGATTCCATTGGTTTTGGTCCTCAACATCAG TCCGAGATTTATGATCGCATTGATAAGGCGGTGCTGCTTCGGCAAGAACAATTGCTCAAATCTCAATCACTGCAGTCTGCTTCTCTTGATGGGAGTGCAAG ACAAGCTGATTATCTTGCAGCAAGGGGTGCCGCTAGTCGTCATCCCACTCAAGATCTTACTTCTTTTGGAGGAAGAATGGATGCTGACCCACGGAGTTTATCGATGCTTAGTGGTTCTTCATATGGCGGACAACCCGCTCCATCAATATTAGGGGCAGCTCCACGGAGAAATGCAGATGATCTCATGTTTTCACAAAGTTCCTCAAATCCTGGTTATGGAGTGAGCTTACCTCCTGGTAGGGACTATGCCACGGGAAAAGGGCTCCGTGGCCCATCACTTGAGTCAGATTATCCGAGCAGCTTGTCTCATGGTGGTCATCCACGAATTGATGAACGCAAGGATGACAGGGCTAGTTATCTTCAAGAATTTGAGCTAATGGAGGAGGCGCGCCGTCGGGAGCGTTtgcgtgagagagagagagacagagaaaggGACAAGGATTGGGAACGCGAACGCGATCGCGAACGTGAACGAGAAAGAGAGCGTGAACGAGAACGTCTTTTGGAGCGGCGGGTGaaggagagagagcgagagcgcAAGCGTGCACTTGAAACCAGGCGGGAACGAACTCCACCAAGAGTTTCTATTTCTAAGGATCGCCGCGGGTCCTCTTTGGCAAAGGAGAGGAAACCTTTACGAAGGGATTCCCCACATCATGAAGCTGTGCATAG GCGTCATTCACCTGTTAAAGATAAAAGGAGAGATTATGCCTGCAAG gtttaCTCGACCAGTCTGATGGATGTAGAAAGGGATTATCTTTCCATAGATAAGCGATATCCCAGACTCTTTATACCCTCAGAGTTCTGCAAG GTTGTTGTGAACTGGCCAAGGGAGAACCTTCAACTGTCTATCCATACACCTGTCAG TTTTGagcatgattttgttgaagaaGATGGTGCAGCTAAGCTGCCAGAGCCAGTCACTGAAATGTTGGTTGAAGTACCTGAAAAGTCAAGACGTGGAGATATAGTGTGGAATGCGAAG ATTATCTTGATGAGCGGACTTAGCAGGAATGCTTTGGAAGAGCTGTCATCTGAAAGAGGTTCCGATGATCGCATATCTCACATCTGCAATATCCTTAGGTTTGCCGTTCTCAAAAAGGACcgttcatgcatggcaattggTGGTCCATGGAATCCTGCTGATGGTGGAGATCCATCAGTTGATGATAGTGCTTTGATTCAAACTGCCGTAAG ATATGGAAAGGATGTTGCTAAACTTGATCTGCAGAACTGCAAGCACTGGAATCGTTTTCTTGAG ATACACTATGACAGAATTGGTAATGATGGACTCTTTAGCCATAAAGAAGTGACTGTAATATTTGTCCCAGATTTGTCTGAATGTCTCCCTTCATTGGATTTATGGAGAGACCGCTGGCTTGCTCACAAGAAAGCTGTTGCAGAAAGAGAGCGTCAACTTTCTTTGAAAAGAGAG AGGTCACGGGACAAAGAAGGGCTGCAAG ACAAGGAAACGGAAccatcaaaacacaaaaaagttgagaaagacGATAAAAAGAAAGAGTCTGCATCCACTGGAGATGCAAAAGAAGTTAAGAAAATGGAGCAAGATGGTAATAATTTGAAAGGGAATGCATCTGAAGGAAAGAGTGATGTGAATGACAAGAAGCTTGAGAAAAAAGATGAGACTGGAGCAGACAAAGCCAAGATTGAGGATAAAAAGGAACACATAGAAATTGCCGAAGTTCAGACAACGGGAACTGTGAAGACTGGGAAGAAGAAGATTATAAAGAAGGTTGTCCGACAGAAGGTTGTTGGTAAGTCAACTAATGATAGTACAACCAAGCAGCCTGAAAGTCTCAGTGAAGGAGGAACGAAAGGTAATTCGGAGACTCCTGGTCCAGAGGAGGAACCTTCTGCTGATCCTGCAGCAGTGAAAACCTTTGTGAGGAAAAAAGTTATTAAAAAGGTTCCAGTGGCGAAGGCTGCTCAGAATGAGGATAATACTGGCCCAAAGGTCAAAGATGAGAAGGATGCCAGCTGCTCTGAGGAGAAAGCTGATCCACCGAGCGGTGTTACAAATACAAGTGGGAAAACAATTGTAAAGAAGAAAGTAATTAAGAGGGTACCTAAAAGAAAGGTCACTGGTGTTGAACTGAATGAAGGGGTTGCTAAGAGTACGAAAGATGGTGACGGGGATGAGAAAAATGTTGCTGGAGATGATAGTATGGGGAAGCAAACAGCAGATGTAGAAAAGCCAGCAAGCGATGCTGTAGAAACAGAAAAAAAGGTTGCTTCTAAACCAAAGGCTTCAAAAACACAAGTCAGTGACAAGCAAATTGATGCGGCCAATTCAGCTAAAGCTGATGCAAAGGATGTTAAGGAGGAAAAGAAAGATGAGAAGGCAGCTGGTGAGAATAGTGGCTCTGTGACTAAAGTGGAGACTGCGACAGACACGCAAAAAGCTCCTAAGAAAAAGTTGAAAGATGCGGAAAAATCAAaagaggagaaggagaaaaaagaCCGAGATGGGAAAGATGATTCTAAAAGCAAATCAAATAAAGAGATGAAAGAGAGAAAGCCTGAAGAAACTCCTCGACACCCTGGATTTATCCTACAAACAAAGTGGAACAAGGATTCTAAA CTTCGTTCGTCATCACTTTCACTTGATTTGCTATTGGACTATACCGACAAGGACATTGAAGAATCAAGTTTTGAG CTTTCACTTTTTGGTGAAACGCTCTATGAAATGCTTCAATATCAGATGGGGTGTTGTCTTTTGACATTTCTACAG AAGTTGCGCATAAAATTTGTGACCAAGAGAAACCAACGTAAGAGGCAAAGAGAAGTAGAAAAACTTGAGAAAGAAAATGACGAAAAATCAGCAGCTAAGCGCCCTAAAGTGAACGAgcaagaaaatgatgaaaaatcACCTGCTCAGCACCCTAAAGTGAATGAACTCCCTGTGAAGAACCAGGCTGTTAAATCATCGGAAACGTTGAGTTCATCTGAGCCAGGTGGCGAGAAACaagatgaaggaaaaacagTTCCCCAAGATAATAGCTCTGTTGATCATGTCGGTGAGGTGAAGATGGAGCCTACagcagatgaagaagaagaagaagacccaGAGGAAGAtccagaagaagatgaagaaatggagGATGCTAGTCCTCCACATCACTCCTCTAATGAGAACAGTGAAGAGGGGAAGAGCAATGTCGATCCAGTGACTGGAAATGAGAAGGATGAACTAAATGTCAAGGAACAAGATAACAAGAAGGCTGCAGAAACAAAGGCCAAGAACGAAGCAGATGCAGGTGAAAGAATAGAGGGGAAGGTGGATTCAGGTAAGAAAGAAACTCCCAAGGCAAAAGAGGTTGTTGACAAGGAACTATTGCAG GCATTTAGGTTCTTTGACAGGAATCAAGTCGGCTACATCAGG GTTGAAGATATGAGATTGATAATCCACAACTTGGGAAAATTCCTCTCCCACAGGGATGTCAAG GAACTTGTGCAGAGTGCATTATTAGAGAGCAACACCGGGAGGGACGACCACATTCTTTACAAAAAGCTCGTTCGGATGACCGACATTTGA
- the LOC126607271 gene encoding anaphase-promoting complex subunit 2, translating into MADSISSVCNLAVLDKLSEVSINEILESYSGFCAATDTLLTGAGDLSAGQQIVSHVHGLCKHGLESLLRDYFLGALERTFEKNGALKFWRHFEAYDGDGSIEEEVFYNALEEIAMEKQYQEKCLLILVHALQSYNQGSHDSDDYRAQLFAKYQLSVSSVLMATLPRHFPEVLHWYFKGRLEELSTIMGGEFPRDHDEDDGADDMDVDDKCKVSYRSGQMEIDECYPQGRFLDNNKLVNNIGKVVRDLRSLGFTSMAEDAYASAIFLFLKAKVHDLAGDDYRVSFLESIKRWIQAVPLQFLHALLAYLGDTVSYDSASSGFKSPLASCPNTFYPGIDIPSEGLVRWQLRLEYFAYETLQDLRIAKLFEIIVDYPDSSPAIEDLKQCLEYTGQHSKLVESFITALRYRLLTAGASTNDILHQYVSTIKALRTIDPAGVFLESVGEPIRDYLRGRKDTIKCIVTMLTDGTGGNSNVSGNTGDSLLEELNRDEENQENTGLDDDFHTDDKQAWINALRWEPDPVEADPLKGSRNRRKVDILGMIVGIIGSKDQLVNEYRVMLAEKLLNKSDYDIDTEIRTLELLKIHFGESSMQKCEIMLNDLIDSKRTNSNIKATISQPSQMGTDLGDKGVSMDNFDATIISSNFWPQIQDESLNVPGPVDQLLSDYAKRFNEIKTPRKLLWKKSLGTVKLELQFDNRAVQFMVAPIQAAIIMQFQDQTSWTSKDLAAAIGVPVDILNRRINFWISKGILAESPGADSEDHMFTLMEGMVDTGKNGGNNGSIEDLVVGDEEGESSVASVEDQLCKEMTVYEKFILGMLTNFGSMALDRIHNTLKMFCIADPPYDKTLQQLQSFLSGLVSEEKLELRDGMYVLKK; encoded by the exons TTCATCAGTGTGTAACCTAGCGGTTCTCGACAAGCTCAGCGAGGTCTCCATCAACGAAATCCTCGAAAGCTACAGCGGCTTCTGCGCCGCAACAGACACCCTTCTGACCGGCGCCGGCGACCTCTCCGCCGGTCAGCAGATCGTATCTCACGTGCACGGCCTCTGCAAGCACGGGCTCGAGTCCCTCCTCCGCGACTACTTCCTCGGCGCTCTCGAGCGAACCTTCGAGAAAAATGGCGCCTTGAAATTTTGGCGGCATTTCGAGGCGTACGACGGCGATGGTTCGATCGAGGAGGAAGTGTTCTACAACGCTCTGGAAGAAATAGCAATGGAAAAGCAGTACCAGGAGAAGTGCTTATTGATTCTGGTTCACGCTTTGCAGTCTTACAACCAAGGAAGCCATGATTCTGATGATTATAGAGCGCAGCTTTTTGCTAAGTACCAGTTATCAGTGTCTTCGGTTCTTATGGCAACTCTCCCTCGACATTTTCCAG AGGTACTCCACTGGTATTTTAAGGGAAGGTTGGAGGAACTGAGTACTATAATGGGCGGGGAATTCCCGCGTGACCACGATGAGGATGATGGTGCAGATGATATGGATGTGGATGACAAATGCAAAGTCTCATACAGGAGTGGACAGATGGAGATTGATGAGTGCTATCCCCAAGGCAGGTTCTTGGACAACAATAAATTGGTGAACAACATTGGGAAGGTTGTTCGCGATCTTAGAAGTCTCGGGTTTACATCTATGGCTGAAGATGCCTATGCCTCTgctatatttttgtttctaaaG GCCAAAGTTCATGATCTTGCTGGTGATGATTACCGGGTTTCTTTTTTGGAGTCCATTAAGCGGTGGATACAG GCCGTGCCTCTTCAGTTCTTGCATGCTCTTCTTGCTTATCTTGGTGACACTGTTAGTTATGATAGTGCTTCATCTGGTTTCAAGTCACCTTTGGCTTCATGCCCTAATACATTTTATCCTGGAATCGACATTCCATCAGAAGGACTTGTTAGATGGCAGTTGCGACTTGAGTATTTTGCTtatgaaactttgcaagatttAAGAATAGCCAAGTTATTTGAGATTATTGTGGATTATCCTGACAG CTCTCCTGCGATTGAAGATTTGAAACAATGTCTTGAATACACTGGACAGCATTCTAAGCTCGTTGAGTCATTTATCACTGCACTGCGTTATCGTTTACTTACTGCAGGTGCCTCAACCAATGACATTTTGCATCAATATGTTTCCACGATTAAAGCACTCCGGACTATAGATCCAGCAGGTGTTTTCCTCGAATCAGTTGGTGAACCAATAAGGGACTATTTGAGGGGAAGGAAAGACACCATAAAGTGCATTGTGACCATGCTTACAGATGGCACTGGTGGGAATTCAAATGTGTCTGGAAACACTGGGGATAGCCTTCTTGAAGAATTAAACAGAGATGAAGAAAATCAAGAGAACACTGGTCTTGATGACGATTTCCACACTGATGACAAGCAAGCATGGATAAATGCGTTGCG CTGGGAGCCTGACCCTGTAGAAGCTGATCCCTTGAAGGGTAGCAGGAACCGAAGGAAGGTTGATATACTTGGGATGATTGTTGGCATAATTGGTTCAAAAGATCAACTCGTTAATGAGTACCGTGTTATGCTGGCTGAAAAGCTTCTCAACAAATCTGATTATGACATTGATACAGAGATACGTACTCTTGAGCTCCTCAAG ATACATTTTGGAGAGAGCAGCATGCAGAAATGCGAGATTATGCTGAATGATCTGATTGATTCTAAGAGGACTAACAGCAATATTAAAGCAACCATAAGTCAGCCATCTCAAATGG GTACTGATCTGGGAGATAAAGGGGTGTCCATGGATAATTTTGATGCTACAATCATCTCTTCAAATTTCTGGCCTCAAATCCAG GATGAGTCCCTCAATGTACCTGGGCCTGTTGACCAACTACTATCTGATTATGCAAAGAGGTTTAATGAAATCAAGACACCCCGTAAACTATTATGGAAGAAAAGTCTTGGTACTGTCAAG TTGGAGTTGCAATTCGACAATAGGGCAGTGCAATTCATGGTTGCTCCCATACAAGCAGCAATTATAATGCAATTTCAAGATCAGACAAG CTGGACCTCTAAGGATCTTGCAGCTGCAATTGGGGTTCCAGTAGACATACTTAATCGCAGGATAAATTTCTGGATCAGCAAG GGAATTCTTGCAGAATCACCCGGTGCAGACTCTGAAGACCACATGTTTACACTAATGGAAGGCATGGTTGACACCGGTAAAAATGGTGGTAACAATGGGAGCATTGAGGATCTTGTAGTTGGTGATGAGGAGGGAGAGAGCTCTGTGGCTTCGGTAGAGGATCAACTGTGCAAGGAAATGACTGTGTATGAG AAATTTATCTTGGGGATGCTCACAAACTTCGGAAGCATGGCATTAGATCGAATTCATAATACTCTCAAG ATGTTCTGTATAGCGGATCCACCTTACGACAAAACTCTCCAGCAGCTACAGAGTTTCTTATCGGGTCTAGTCTCCGAAGAGAAGTTAGAACTAAGAGATGGAATGTACGTTTTGAAAAAGTAA